The following are from one region of the Gloeomargarita lithophora Alchichica-D10 genome:
- a CDS encoding Yip1 family protein, with translation MMLLDGLYNSWFRPGLGRPHPSVAIVSILLVLTVLSFNAAGITNSTADGWLGWFFLFLLGGGVGWFWLSAALHMVARLLGGIGSVTDTLGVVAQGLWPLILTGAANSALKVSPRLGLLFSLGINVWVVVNLVRGMGQEHQLNWVRAVLCFGGAIILAELALVGLILWPLMVALGM, from the coding sequence ATGATGCTCCTGGATGGTCTGTACAATAGCTGGTTTCGACCTGGGTTGGGTCGCCCCCATCCCTCCGTAGCAATTGTAAGTATTTTGTTAGTTTTAACTGTGTTGTCTTTTAATGCGGCGGGAATCACGAATAGCACCGCTGACGGTTGGTTGGGGTGGTTTTTTTTGTTCCTTTTGGGGGGCGGGGTGGGCTGGTTTTGGTTGTCGGCGGCATTGCACATGGTCGCTCGGCTGTTGGGGGGGATTGGCTCTGTGACCGATACTTTAGGGGTGGTGGCGCAGGGTTTGTGGCCGTTAATTCTCACCGGGGCGGCCAATAGTGCGCTGAAGGTTTCTCCCCGTTTGGGTTTGTTGTTTTCCTTAGGAATTAATGTTTGGGTGGTGGTGAATTTGGTGCGGGGTATGGGGCAAGAACATCAACTGAATTGGGTGCGGGCGGTGCTGTGTTTTGGGGGGGCGATTATTCTGGCGGAATTGGCTTTGGTGGGATTAATTCTTTGGCCGTTGATGGTGGCTTTGGGAATGTGA